The DNA window GGTGGTACTTGTAGATGTAGTCTTCGCCCTGGCCACGGCTGCGTGCCAGGTTGCGATTGTCGACGAAGTGGGCGACGAGTGCGTCTGACTGGGCGTCGACGTCAAAGCGGTTGGCGTTGTTCAAACCGTAGTGCTTGCCGGTTTTGTCGATGAACTGACCCAGGCCGGAGGCCGAGGTGGTGCCCGCGGCGGCATCAGGGTTGAAACCGGATTCAACGCGGGCAATCGCCAGCACGTAGGCGGTTTCGCGCGGGGTCAGCCCGGCGTCGCGTGAGGATTCGATCAGCGAGTCGATGACGCGCGACTGTACTTCGGGCGTTGCATCGCCCCATCGGCGCGATTCACCATGCAGGCGACCGTCGTTGTCGCTGATCGGCTCGCGGTAATGGCTCCACGGCTTGATCTGGCTGCTGCGATACTCCGCGCCCTTTGGCTGGATCATATCGGTGTAGATTTCGTTTGGCATGTCTGTGCTATCCATTCTGTGAGAAAGAGGCTTTCCTTAAGGGGTGTTGCTCCTTGTATCGACCAACGGTCGATACCTACCGCGTACTGAGCATCGGTCAGTACCTACCGCACATTTCATTCTTCGATGTAGTCCACCTCCTCCGGATGGGTGATGCCGAGCTTGGTCAGCAGGGCTGCGTACTCGTCGTTGTTCGGGGACTTCTCGTCGCCTTCGTCCTTCAGCGGCGGGTTGCTGTGGGTCAGCGCGGTTCCGTTGGTGTCATACAGATAGAACCACTCGCAGAACGCGCAGCCCTGCTCCACTTCGCCAAACTGCACGACGAAATAGGAAGTGCCCTTCTCATCCTTCACGCAGGCCAGGCCGACCGCGCTGTAGTCGCTCATTTCCGGCGGGTTCTCGAGGGTGCGGCGCTGGCCGTCCTTTTCGAAGTCCATGCGGGTACGGGACGTTTCGTCTTTGGCTGGCAGCACGGTCAGCGACAACCGGGCTCCGTTGCATTCCTTATGCATGCCTTTCTCTTCTTGCGGGGTGGATGAAACGGGGGCCGCAGGCGCGGCGGCGGCCGGTGCGGAAGGGGCTCCGGCCTCGCCACTCGGTGCGCTGCACGCTGCCAGCAGCACAGCCAGCACGGGCACAAGCAAGGTTTTCGACATCACAGGCTCCTTAAATGGATTCGTCCACCTTGCGCACCAACTGCCAGCAGGGCTTCTGTGCGAAGTAGTACGACTGCTGGTCGCTGGTGTTGGGCGTACGGAACTGCACCTTGATGCTGCCGTCAGGCTGCGTTGTGTGGGTGATCTCGCGCGCCTTGCTGCCCGCCGAAGCAGGGTTGGGCATGACCGGCCAGGTCACCTCGGCCAGCGGAATCTGCTGCACAACCTGCGCAGGCTCGGGATCGGCGGTGACATCCACGTACTCGCTGATCAGCGGGTCGGCGGTCGCCTTTTCCTGCAGTGCGATCTCCGCACCGAAATGCGGCAGGAAGGTGTCAAAGTCGGGATAGGGACAGCTGGCCTGGGCATCGGCCGCCACCGGTTCCGCGGGAGCTGCGTCAGCCGGTGCAGTGCCGGTCGTGGCCGCTGGCGCGACTGCTGTGGGTGAGGGGTGGGCAGGAGCTGCCGGCTCGGCGGCGTTGGGCTTGCATCCGGCGAGCAACAGACTCAGCGACAAGGCAACCAGCGTCATGGGACGTAGATGGGACAACGGATCCTCCTGATTCGTGTCGGGGGCACAAACAATCTCTGCGCCGGGGCGCGTAGCATAACGGTGCGCCAATACAATGGCGTTCACGGGCCTCTGACGGTGGCCAGGCAGCCTTCCAAAACGTGATAGACATCACACTTCATTGCAGGTCGAGCGATTCAGCCCCTGCGACACGCGTCGCGGCCTTCTTCAGATTGTCAGGGAATTGACATGCGTATTCTGCAAATTGCATTGCCCGTCTCCGATGTGGCCCAGGTCGGCGCGTACTTCAGCGACATGCTGCAGCTACCGGTCAACGGCGACAGCGTGCAGATCGGATGGACGCAGTTGCAGTTGCGGGCCGCGGGCAGCGACCCGGTGGGCGGCGTGCACCTGGCCTTCAACGTGCCGGCCAATCGTTTTGTCGTGGCGACCGAATGGTTGCTGGCACGCGCGCCCCTGCAGACCAACGCGAAAGGCGAGGCGCATTTCACCTTTGGCGATGCGTGGGCCTCGGAGTCGATCTATTTCGAAGGACCGGACGGGCTGATCCTGGAACTGATCGGCCGGCGAAGGTTGCCCGCGTCCGACCACACCGGCCCCTTCCATGGCAGCGAGCTGACCTGTATCAGCGAAGTCGGGCTGCCCGTTGCGGATGTGTCTGCGCCGCATGCCCTGGCCGCAGCAGCATTGGGGCTGAAGCCTCTCAGCCCACCGACACCGCACTTCGCTGCGCTGGGCGACGACGAGGGGCTGTTGATCGTGGTTGATGCCACACGTGCCTGGTTCCCGGAGCAGAAGGTGCTGCCGAATGCGCGGGGGATCGAGGTCAGGGTGGGTGAGGTATCGCCGGGCGAGCTTGAAGACCGATCGCACGGCTGGCGGGTGCTGTCGCGCTGACCTGCGCAGAGATTGAAAGGCCCCGCCGAAGCGGGGCCCTCACGTACCGCATCTACAGCCAGCAATCACTCTTCTTCGTCCTGCCAGCCCTGCTGCTGGTTCTGGTTGCGCTGCTGCTGTTCCTGCTGCTGTTGCTGCTGCTGGTCGCGACCTCCCTGCTGCTGACCCTTCTGGTTCTGCTGGGAAGTCTGATTACGCTGCTGGCCCATGTCGGTCTCCGGATGCCGCGTGCGGAATGCCGCGGTCGGGGTGACTGTGTGCAGACCGGGGTTAACGTTGTGTGGCAGTTTTCCAACGAATTCGTCAACGCACCGCCACGAGCGACGGCAAGTGCTTGTCGCACATGGCCATCACCCCGTAGTCAGGCGGCTTGTGCCGAAACGTAATGCACTGATGCAACGTCCAGCATGTGACGCGGTCATCTGGATGAACAGGGCGGCCGCGCGTCGCAAACGGACGGCGACTGCGCATCTCGCGGAAACTGGCTCTGGTGCGACTCTACCGCTGCAGCGGAACGCAGTTCTGATCACGCATTGAACGACACGAAATGCCGTTGTTGCGATGTTTCCAGCGCGAACGCAGGCACCATTCGAATGGTGCGTTTTTTCTCTATTGACGCGCTGACACCCGGCACGCATGTTCCGCCGCATGAACGCATTTACCAGCACCCTGCCTCTGGCCGATGTCGCCCACGTGCGCCAGGGCCACGCCTTCCGTGGCGCCATCCCGGCCGTTGTCGACGGGCCGGTCCGTGTCATCCAGCTCAAGAACCTCACCTCGCCAGAGACCCTGTCTGCCGAGGCGCTGCTTCGCACCCGGCTGCCTTCACGCAACCCGCCGCACTACGTGCAGCACCATGACATCCTGCTGGCCAATCGCGGCAGCCGCCCCATCGCCACGCTGCTTTCGCACCCTCCGGAGCAGACCGTCTGCAGCCCGCATCTGTACATCATCCAGGTCACCGCCACCGACCTGCTGTTGCCCGAGTTCCTGGCGTGGCAGCTCAATCATGTGGAGGTGCAGCGGCAGCTGCGCCGGCAATCCGCCGGGTCGCGACAGCACAGTGTGCGCAAATCCGCCATCGAACACCTCCGTCTGCGCATTCCACCGCGCGCGACACAGCAGCGCATCGTCTCCGTCACCCATGCCCTGGAGCGGACGCGCAGCAAGGTCGACGAACTGATGCAGGCCCGCGACGCGGAGATCGCGGCGCTGGCCGAGCGCATGATCCAGGGGCGTGCTGCATGAGCGACGTCATTCTTCGCAGTGCCCGCGCCACGCTGGCCGCCTTGAAGATGGCGCGTCGATGCATGCAGGACCAGGCCGACGAGGAGGCCGCCACCCACCTGCTGCTCCTGCTGGTGCTGCTCAAGGTGGCCAGCGACGCGCAGGCGGATCGTCGTGCCCCCGCCGCCAGGGGTCCGGATGCGCCCGACGTGCCACCTCCGGTGGGCGCACGGGCCCTGGAAGTCGTTCCATCCACGGACTTCGAGCGTCTGGGTCGCGCGCCGCTGGGCGGTCTGGCGATGCGCGTACGCGACGTATTGAATACGTTCTGCCTGGACAACAGGCAGATGCTTGGCGAGGTGGCGGACGTGCTGGATATTGCCTCCGGACTTCCCGGCGACGCGGCCATGTACCGCGTGCTCGAGCGGCTGCGGATACCCGCACTGGACTTCCGCGTGCGCAATGGCCACCAGCGCCCCGATCTTGCCGAGGCCACTGACCAGATCCTGGGGCAGGCACACGGACGTCGGAGCCGGGAAGACGGCCTGCACGTCCCGGACGCGCTGGCCAGCGTCATGGTGGCGCTGCTGGATCCGCGCGACGGTGACCAGGTGTACGACCCATCCTGCCATCATGGCTGCCTGCTTCTCGCCTGCGCACGCTGGGCACAACAGGTCCAATCATCGGCCCGGCTGAGGCTGCATGGCCAGGAGGCGGACCGGCGTCGTTGGGCCATCGCGCGCGTGCGCTTCCTGCTGCACGGCCAGAATGGGAGCGGCCTGGAAGCCACCGACCCACTCACCGATGTGGCGCACCTCTGCAGCGCCCCGCTGCGCAGACACGTGCAGGTCGCACTGTCGCGTCCGCCGCTGAGCCTGAGATGGGACAGTGCGTTGGGGTCCCTCGATATCCTCGGTCGCTTCCAGCACGGTATCGCGCCGCGACAATGGGCACACATGGCGCTGATCCAGCACGTGCATGCCCAGCTGGACCCTCGGGTGGGACGCATGGCCATGGTGGTTCCCAACGGGGTACTGTTCCGCGACGGCGAGGAGGCGAAGATACGTCGTGCCCTGCTCGACGCGAACGAAGTCGACCTCGTCGTCAGCCTGCCCGAGCGTCTGTTCAAAGGCACGGCGATGTCCACCTCGCTGCTGGTGCTGCGCAAGGCACGGCAAGACCCGTCGGTGCTGTTCATTGATACTCGGCCCCTGCTGCAGGCGGCAGGCAAAGGTGCGCGCATGGACGACAGCATCGCCCGCCAGGTCATCCAGCTGTGCCAGCAACGTTGCAACGTGCCCGGGATTGCCGAGGTCGTACCGGTGGCCGAGGTGCTGTCGTCCGGTGCCGTGTTGAACGTGGCCCGTCACGTGCAGGCCGATCCGGATGCGGACTGCATCGACCCGCGCACGCTGCGCGATACCCGCATGCGCCTGCACCTGGAAGCCGAGGCACTGCTGCGGGAACTGGATCGTGAGGTGGAGGCGATGGCACGCGGCATCGAGCTTTAGGGGGAAAGACGACAACCAGGCTCGATTGAAGCTGCATGATCCGGAATGATCCGCAGGGACGCTCACCGGACATCTGCATGAAGGGCCCACGCCACGAAGACGCTGTTCGCCGTTCCGCCCTGGCCTGGCTGAAACGCCTGGGCTGGAATCATCTCTCCTTTGAGCAGTACCGTGCACTCACCGGGCATCCGGACAATGTGCTGCTCGCTGATCGGGTGCGCGCCATTCTGCAGCGCTTCCGTTACGTCCACGAAGGCCGTCCGCTGCCGCTGCCGGAAGACAAGGTCGATGCGATTCTGCGCCAGCTGGCAGATACACATCCCGGCGCACCGTGGCCTGTGGCCAGCGCACGCGCATTGCATATGCTGCACACAGGCATCAGCGTCGAGCTGTCGCTGCCCGATGGCGGCCGTATCACCCACACCCTGCCCCTCATCGACTGGGCACATCCGAACCGCAACCACTGGGACGTAGCGGACGATCTGCGCGGTTGCGGATATTCGCGTGCGGACGGCATCCGCGACCTGGTCTGCTTCGTCAACGGCATTCCGCTGGTAGTGATTGCCTGCGTGGAGCGCGACTCGCACCGTCACTGGGGGCATATGCAACAGGGCGCGCACCATCTGCTGCAATGCCTTCAGCCCAGCGCCCTCGATCCGTTGCCGCGGCAGGCACAGCTGCTCATCAGCCTGGACCGTCGCGGCGGCGCTTACGCGGGTGCCGGCACTCCGGGCCACGCGTGGACCCGCTGGCGGGAGGACGGCTGGAGTGCGGCTGCGGTAGCGCAACGACGCAACCTGCCCGTCGTTCAATACGAGGGTCCGCCCGATGTTCCATTGGCTACGCATGCTGAGGTGATCTGCGGCGTGTTGAGCCACGCCAGACTGCTGCGCCTGCTCCACCGTTATATCCAGTCGTCACCACCCGT is part of the Stenotrophomonas oahuensis genome and encodes:
- a CDS encoding restriction endonuclease subunit S; its protein translation is MNAFTSTLPLADVAHVRQGHAFRGAIPAVVDGPVRVIQLKNLTSPETLSAEALLRTRLPSRNPPHYVQHHDILLANRGSRPIATLLSHPPEQTVCSPHLYIIQVTATDLLLPEFLAWQLNHVEVQRQLRRQSAGSRQHSVRKSAIEHLRLRIPPRATQQRIVSVTHALERTRSKVDELMQARDAEIAALAERMIQGRAA
- a CDS encoding HsdM family class I SAM-dependent methyltransferase codes for the protein MSDVILRSARATLAALKMARRCMQDQADEEAATHLLLLLVLLKVASDAQADRRAPAARGPDAPDVPPPVGARALEVVPSTDFERLGRAPLGGLAMRVRDVLNTFCLDNRQMLGEVADVLDIASGLPGDAAMYRVLERLRIPALDFRVRNGHQRPDLAEATDQILGQAHGRRSREDGLHVPDALASVMVALLDPRDGDQVYDPSCHHGCLLLACARWAQQVQSSARLRLHGQEADRRRWAIARVRFLLHGQNGSGLEATDPLTDVAHLCSAPLRRHVQVALSRPPLSLRWDSALGSLDILGRFQHGIAPRQWAHMALIQHVHAQLDPRVGRMAMVVPNGVLFRDGEEAKIRRALLDANEVDLVVSLPERLFKGTAMSTSLLVLRKARQDPSVLFIDTRPLLQAAGKGARMDDSIARQVIQLCQQRCNVPGIAEVVPVAEVLSSGAVLNVARHVQADPDADCIDPRTLRDTRMRLHLEAEALLRELDREVEAMARGIEL
- a CDS encoding VOC family protein, giving the protein MRILQIALPVSDVAQVGAYFSDMLQLPVNGDSVQIGWTQLQLRAAGSDPVGGVHLAFNVPANRFVVATEWLLARAPLQTNAKGEAHFTFGDAWASESIYFEGPDGLILELIGRRRLPASDHTGPFHGSELTCISEVGLPVADVSAPHALAAAALGLKPLSPPTPHFAALGDDEGLLIVVDATRAWFPEQKVLPNARGIEVRVGEVSPGELEDRSHGWRVLSR